The sequence CGTCCGCTGTGCTACGTGTTCAAGCGCGAACTGCTGTACGTGCCGTTCTTCGGTTGGGCGCTCGGCTTGCTGAAGATGGTTCATATCGATCGCAAGGAAGGCAAATACGCGTTCGAATCCGTCATCAAGCAAGGCAAGGCGCGCATGGCTGAAGGCGCGTGGGTCATCATGTTTCCGGAAGGCACACGCACGCGCAGCGGCACGCAAGGCAAATACAAAACCGGTGGCGCGCGCTTCGCGGTCGCTACCGGCGCACCAGTCGTACCGATCGCGCACAACGCGGGACGCCTGTGGCCTCGCAACTCGTTTCTTAAATATGCGGGTATAGTCACAGTGTCGATCGGCAAGCCGATCGACACCACGGGACTCACGCCCGAAGAAGTGAACGCGCGCGTCGAACAGTGGATCGAAGCTGAAATGCGTCGCATCGATCCTACCGCGTACAGCGCGACGGAAAGCCGTTCCGCCGCCGCACCAATCTGACGCGCCCACGCCCTCGAAGGCGTACTTGCGCGAAGCCGAAACCGATGCAGAAGTCTCCTACGTCGCAGCCTGCTGCGGCGCTCGATAACCGGCAACTCGATCTCCCGCTCTTCGCCGAGCCGGGGTCGACGTCGTCGTCCCCTTCACCCTCCGCGCCTTCTTCCGGTTCTGCCGGGAGTGCGTCGGGCACGTCGCATTCCGCTGGACTGCTCGCGCCAGATGGCAGCAAATTGCGCAGCCTCGTCGTCGGTTCACGCACGCTGCATTACGCGCTCAAGCGTTCCGCGCGCCGCTCGATCGGCTTTGCGATCGACAGCACGGGTCTGACGATCACCGCACCGCGTTGGGTCACGCTCGCCGATATCGAAACCGCGATCACCGAAAAGCAGCGCTGGATTTTCGCGAAGCTGATCGAATGGCAAACGCGTGTCGAACAGCGCGCGTTGCCGAAGGTCGATTGGAAAGACGGCGCGGAAGTGCCGTACCTCGGCCAGCCGGTGCGCGTGATACTCGGCTCGCCGCAAGGCACGCTTCAGTTCAGCACGAGCGATTCGGCGTTGCAGGTACCGTTGCCGTTGCAGGCCGATCCGCAGCAGATCAAGGACCGCGTGCAAGGCTGGCTGCAAGGCGAGGCGAAGCGTCTGTTCGGCGAACGTCTCGCGATTTATTCGGAGAAGCTCGGCGTCAGCTACCGCACGTATGCGCTGTCTTCAGCGGCAACGCGCTGGGGTAGTTGTTCGAGCGACGGTAAGATTCGCCTGAACTGGCGGCTGATTCACTTTCCGTTGTCCATCATCGACTATGTCGTCGCGCATGAGCTCGCGCATCTGCGTGAGATGAATCACAGCCCGCGATTCTGGCAAACGGTGGAATCGATTTTTCCGGAATTCCGCGAGGCGCGGCAGACGCTGAAGTCGCATCCGCCGGAATTGCTGCCTACGTTGTAGCGAGATCTTTTTAGACGGTTTCAGAGCTTGAGACGAAAACGGCGCTTCATCATGAAGCGCCGTTTTTCTTTTGAGCCGCCGGGACCCACACCGGCTCACTCCGTGCAGAACGTTTCCTGCAGATGACGCCACATCACCTTGCCGTGCGCGTCGAGTTCCATCACCGCCGTGGAGCGCCGCACGTTCGCGTTGCCCGCACCGTCGCGCTGATACTCGCGGTATTTCACCACCGCGCCCGATGCATAGTCGGCGACGATCTCCATGTCGCGGATCGTGATTTGCGAGCCCGGACGCGCGCCGCGCAGCTTCGCGAATACTTCTTGCGTGCCCGCGTAATCGAGCGCGTTGCCGGACGTCATAACCAGCGTGAATTGCGGCGTGAAGCGCGCCATGATTCGCTGCAGCGCGCCTTCGTCCGCCGAGCCGTCGAACAGCGCCGCGATTTCGACGTGGATCTCGTCGAGTTCTTTGAAGTAGGGATTGCTGTTATTCATTTTCGAATCTCGCCCTGCCGTCGACGTTATTTCTTTTTCTGAATGAACTCGATCTTGTAGCCGTCCGGATCCGTGACGAACGCGATCACCGTGGTGCCGTGTTTCATCGGGCCGGCTTCGCGCACGACCGTGCCGCCTTGCGCCTTGATTTTGTCGCACGCGGCGTAGGCGTCGTCGACTTCGACGGCGAGGTGCCCGAAGCCGCTGCCGAGGTCGTACGACGGCGTGTCCCAGTTGTGCGTGAGTTCGAGGACCGTGCCGTCGCGTTCGTCTGTGTAGCCGACGAACGCCAGCGTGAATTTGCCGTCCGGATAGTCGTCGCGGCGCAGCAGTTTCATGCCGAGCATCTCAGTGTAGAAGGCGATCGAACGATCCAGGTCGCCGACCCGAAGCATGGTGTGAAGCAGGCGCATGGTGCACTCCCTGTTGGGTGATAAAACGAGACCGTCAATGTACCCGGAATCACGCTGCGCTGCAGCGCGCGGATCAGGCGCGGCGGGCTCAATGGCGTCCCCAATGGCGTGCTCAACGACGCCCTCGCGCAGGTTGACTATTTTCGTCTGACAATCCATTCTTCGTGAACCGTCCGGAGGCAAAAATCGAGGGGACGGTTCAGAAACAGGCGCACCAGCAGGAAAGAATCAGGCCTGTTCGACAGGAGGATCGTCCTATGTGTCGTCCGGGCTACCGGCTCGCGCCGGCTCGTCTGCTCGAAGCGCTGTCGTCCACCATCGGGCTCGCCATTCTGCTGCCTTGCGACCCCGCGCTCGCCGCTTGCGACAACGTCAATCCGGTCAGCGGACAAACCGTCACCTGCACCGGCAGCATGCCGAACCCCTCCACCACGAGTATCACTGCCGCGGCGGGCAGCACCAACGTCACGGTCAATGTGCAGACCGGCGCGGAACTCGATGTCAATGGCAACAATGTCATTCTCGTGCGCGACGGCAGCGCGGTGACCAATCTCGGCACGTTGAACGGCAGCGGCGATACGTTTGACGCAATTTCCGCGCACGGCGCGACCGGCGGCTCAGGTCAGAACGTGCTGGTCAACCGTGGCAGCATCACGACGAGCGGCGTCGAGTCGGAAGGCATGTACAACGACGCCGCCGCGGTCACGATGCTGAACGACACCACCGGCGTGATCCGCACGAGCGGCGATGAATCGGCGGCGATGCACGATTTCCAGAGTCCCGGCGGCGGCACCTTGACCAACAACGGCACGCTCGCTACCACCGGCGCCAGTTCACCCGGCATGGCCGCGTTGACGAACAACGACACGCTCGTCAATAACGGCACGATCACGACCACCGGCGCGGGATCGTATGGCATACGGACGAACGGCAATGCGGTCGGCGGTCCCGGCAACAACGTGATCGTCAACCACGGCACGATCGACGTTTCCGGCGCGGACGCGCATGGCATCGTGTCGTCGGATACGGCGCCGGGCGTCGTCACGAATACCGGCTCGGTCACCGCGCGTGGCGTGGGCGGCGCGGGCGCGATCTTCTCCGGCAACGTCACGCTGAACAACACGGCCGGTGCGAGCATCGTCAGCCAGCAGGCCAACGCGATCGTCGCCAACGGCGGAGGCACGCTCAACAATGCCGGCACGATCTCCGGCGCGATCAACGCGATCGCTTTCGCCAATGCCGGCGCGACGATCAACAACAGCGGCTCGATCGTCGCGGCGACGAGTCAGGCGATCAGTTCCATCGGCACGTTCGATATCGTCATCAATAACACCGGCACCATCGCGGGCGGCAACGGCCGCGCGATCTGGACCGACAGCGGCAACGACACGTTCAACTGGAGCGGAGGCACCGTCACGGGCTTCGTGCGCTTCAGCGCAGGCGACGACACCGCCACGCTCACCAACCTCACTGACGCGAATCTGAGCGGCGTGCCGAGCTTCGACGGCGGCACCGGCAACGATCTGCTGACGTTCGATCACACGTCGGCGAGCGGCGTGAGCCGCTTCATCAATTGGGAAACGGTCAATGTGATCAACGGCAGTCAGTTGACGCTAGACACTCAGGGACTCACGCTCGGCGATAGCGGCACGCTGACCGGCACGCTCAACGTCGACGCGACCAGCACCTTGTTCGCCGGCGGTCTGGCGAGCGCGGTGACGATTGCGCCGGCGGTCGCAGGACAACTCGTCACGGTGAACAATGCGGGCACGTTCGATCTGACCAACGGTGGCGCGAATACCCAGGCCGTGCTGGTGATCGATGGCAACTACACCGGGCTCAATGGACGGTTGCTGCTGCAAAGCGTGCTCGGCGGCGACGGTTCGCCGAGCGGCAAGCTGGTGATCGCGCAGGGGCTGGGGTCGGGGAGTACGACGCTGGGTGTGACCAACGTGGGCGGCAACGGCGGCGCCACGCTGACGGATGGGATTCTCGTGGTGCAGGCCACCAACGGCGCGACGACGACCGCCAGTGCGTTCACGTTGCCGAGACCGTTGATGGTCGGCGCTTATACGTACTACCTGTTCAAAGGCGGAGTGAGTGCGGGGACGGGGGATAACTGGTATTTGCGTTCGAGTCTGGCGGCGGTGCCGACGCCGGCTCCAACTCCCACGCCTACTCCAACTCCAACTCCAACACCAACACCAACGCCCACGCCCACGCCCACGCCCGAGTCCGCCGCCGGCCCAATCGCAGCGCCCGGCACACCCGCCCTACCCGCACCGCCGCCCGCAGGCGCCGCCCCCACACCGCTCTATCGAATGGAAGTCCCCGTCTACGCAGAAGTCCCCGTGCTCACACGCGAACTCGGCATCGCGCAGATCGGCACCTTCCACGACCGCCAGGGCGAACAGTCACTGCTCGACGAAAGCGGCCCGCTACCCGCCGCGTGGGCACGCGTCTGGGGCGAGCACACATCGCAAACCAGCAGCGGCGGCGCAAGCCCGGATTTCAGCGGCACGATCAGCGGCGTGCAGGTCGGCCACGATCTCTACGCCGATCGCAGCGCGAGCGGTCATCGCAACCACTACGGTTTTTTCCTGGGCTTCGCTCGTGCGCAAGGCGATGTGAACGGCTTCGCGCTCGGCTTTCCCGATCTGTCGGCCGGGCATCTCGCGATCAACGCGTACAGCGTCGGCGCGTACTGGACGCACATCGGTCCGGGCGGCTGGTACACCGATGCCGTCGCCATGGGCAGCGCGCTGACGCTGGACCCGATGTCGAATCAGGGCCTCGGCGCGAGCACGCATGGTCACGCGGTCACGACGTCGCTCGAAGCCGGCCTGCCGATTCCGTTGCGCGCGAATCTGAGCCTCGAGCCGCAGATGCAATTGATCTGGCAGCACGCGTCGATCGACGATCTCAACGACGGCATTTCGAGCGTCTCGTTTCACTCGGCCAACGGCTTTGTGGGACGACTCGGCTTGCGTCTGCAAGGCGCGTTCGAAGGCGCTGGCGTGCAGTGGCAACCGTATTTGCGTGCGAATCTGTGGCGCTATTTCAATGGCACCGACAGCGTGACCTACGCGGGCAGCACGGTGATTCCGTCGAATGTCGCGGCGACGGCGGCTCAATTCGGCATGGGTGTCGTCGCGCATCTGAGCGCGCGCGGCAGCGTGTTCGCGGCCGCGAGTTACACGACCAATGTGAATGGCGAGCATCGCAGCAGCGTCGAGGGCAATCTTGGGGTGCGGTGGAGTTGGTGACGTCGGGCGGGTCGTTTCGAATCAGCCCGATCCGAATTCAAAACTGATGCCGGATCCCCGCCATCAACCCGATCTGCGTGCCCTTCTGCGCGAGCCCGATACTGTTGACCCCTTGCAGTTGCGCGCCGATCAGATCGCCGCGATAGATCGCGTAATCGCCTTCCAGATAGACGTCAGTGCGCTTCGACAGGTTGTAGTCCGCGACCAGTTGATATTGCCAGGCCGACCCATCCTGCGCATGCGTCTTGCCGTCCTGCAGCGTGCGCCAGACGTTGGCGGCGAAGTGCCACGCGTTGCCGACCTGCTGCGTGATGCCGCCCATAATCATGCGACGCCGCGAAAAGTCCGTGTATTTGAGCGCTGTCAGTTCGGGCGCGGTGAACGGCCCGTTAGCGAAATTGGAAAAGCCCGCATCGTTCTGGTTGACGATATAGCCCGCCGAAAAGCGCGTCAGATTCCACGTGTACGAACCGCCGAACGTCCAATCTTTCGCGGCCGCGCCGTTGATTGAATCCTTCGACTCTTCGTACGCCGCGCCGACGCTGAACGGACCGCCCGCCGGCCCATACGCGGCGGCCGCGCCGATCTGACTGCCGTTCGAATTGCCCGCGTTACCGCCGAACGCGTAGCCTGCCGCAAACGTGAAACCGTTGTATCGCGCTTGATACTGCACCTGATTGCTGGTCCAGATGCCGCCGGTCATCGTCACCTCAGGCTGGAAGCTGAAATCGTAGGGGATCCAGGAGTTGCTGCCGTAACCGCCGACGGTAATGCCCTCGATCATCACGTTGTACTGCCGCCCAATAATCACCTGCCCGTACGATTCCGAACGCACGCCGATCTGGGCTTCGTTGAAAAACGGCAAGGTGGGATCGCTTTGACCGGTGTTGATATAGATGCGGTTTTCGAGCTTGAAAAACGTCGACCAGCCGCCGCCGAGATCTTCGACGCCCTTCAAACCCCAGCGGCTCTGCGTCATGCCGCCGTTGCCCAGTCCGAGCGATGAATCCCCGGCCTGGTTAGCATGCGTCAGATAGCGCACGCTTTCGTCGACCACGCCGTACAAGGTCACGCTGGATTGCGCCTGCGCGATCTGACAGCCGAACGACGCGATGGCCGCGGGCACCAGGGCCGCCGTCCACCTGCTGATGTTTTTCATACCGTCTCCTCGTACAGATTCCGCTTTGCGCGGATGAGACTCTTCTGCTTTGGCCGGCGCGAATCGACTGGTGCGCGGCTCTTCAGTCGATGCGGCCCGTACGAAAATCCTGACGAAACGCGTGTGGTCGAACCTTAGCGCGAAACGGCAACGGCAAGAAATTAGTCTGACGTGAGTGCGGCGGAGTGTTGTTAAGACAGCAAAATGCTTGCGGGATGTAAGAAGCACGCGTAGGCGGTGGGGTCATCGGCGGACGGAAGCGGCGGGTTTGCTATCGTATGACCTGAACTCAGCCCGGCTTCGCGCTGAATTCACCACCAGGCGCTCACGGCTTATCCGTTCGGCTAACCATTCGGCCGACTATCGCGACGCTCGCCGAGGTCCGATACTGACCGGCCTTCTCCCCCTTGTTCTCACCAGCCCGAAATCGCCCATGAGCACTACCGCCTTGCCCGCGCGCCGCGCCCCCGACAGCTTCGCGATCCTGCTCATGATCGGTTTGTGCGCGATCTGGGGACTCCAGCAGGTCGCCATCAAAAGCACGAATTCAGCGGTGCCGCCTGTCTTCCAGGCGGGTTTGCGTTCGCTGGTCGCGTCTTTGCTGGTGTGGGGCTGGGCGCGCTCGCGCGGCACGCCGCTGTTTCGCGACGACGGCACGCTGAGCGCGGGTTTGCTCGCGGGCGTGCTGTTCGCCGCTGAATTCGTGTGTATTTTTCTGGGCCTGACGCTGACCAGCGCGTCGCGCATGGCGGTGTTTCTGTACACCGCGCCCTGCTTCACTGCGCTCGGCCTGCACTGGTTCGTCGAAGGCGAGCGGATGCGGCGGATTCAGTGGTTCGGTATTTTCGTGGCGTTCGCCGGCATGGCGCTGGCGTTCGCGGACGGCTTCCTGCACGGCCACGCCGCGCAAGGCTCAACGCTGAAAGGCATGGCCGGCGACGCACTCGGCGTGCTGGCCGGCATTGCCTGGGCCGCGACCACGGTGGTGGTGCGCGCCACGCGTCTCGCTCAATCGAGCGCCAGCAAGACGCTGTTCTATCAACTGGCGGTGTCGGCGGTGGTGTTGCTCGCGCTGGCGGTCGGGCTCGGCCAGGCGCACGTTGAAACCGTCACGCCGCTCGCGCTGATGAGCCTCGCCTATCAGGCCGTGGTCGTCGCGTTCGTCAGCTATCTGGTGTGGTTCTGGCTGTTGACGCGCTATATCGCGTCGCGCCTGTCGGTGTTTTCGTTTCTCACGCCGCTGTTCGGCGTGAGTTTCGGCGTGCTGCTGCTCGGCGAGTCGTTCAGCCTGCGCTTCCTGATGGCCGCGGCGCTGGTGCTGGTGGGTATCGCGCTGGTGAATGCGCCGGCGCGGCGCATGGTGAAGTAGAAGTGAGCTAGCTAGCTACCGTGCCGTGACGGTTCAGGAGGCGTCGTCGCTGGCCGCTGCACGCTTCGACGGCCTGGCCGCCGCGACGATCTGCGCCACGCGCACGTACTCGGCGACCGACACGTCTTCGGCGCGACGTTGCAGGTCGAAGCCGAGCGCCTCGAAGTCTACTGAATCGCGAAACGCGGCCAGCGTATTGCGCAACATCTTGCGGCGCTGCGAGAACGCCGCCGTCACCACTTCGCCGAGCACGCGCTCGTCGACCGGCGTCAGCTCCTTCTGCGCGTACGGAATCATCCGCACGATCGCCGAATCCACCTTGGGCGGCGGATTGAACGACTCGGGCGGCACGTCGAGCTGCTTGTCGATCACGTAGCGATACTGCAGCATCACCGAGAGACGGCTGAATGCCTTGGTGCCCGGCTCGGCCACCATTCGCTCGACCACCTCGTTCTGCAGCATGAAGTGCTGATCGATCACGCAATGCGCGAACGAGGTCAGATGAAACAGCAGCGGGCTCGAAATGTTGTATGGCAGATTGCCGACAATCCGCAGCGACGCTTTTTCGCCAGGCGCGGCCAGCGAACCGAAGTCGAATGCGAGCGCGTCGCCCGCGTGCAGTTCGAGCAGGTCGCCGAATTTCGTCTTCAGACGGCCGATCAGATCGCGGTCCAGTTCGACGGCGTGCAGCGGCGCTTCCGGCGTGGCCAGACGCTCGATCAGCGGCTCGGTGAGCGCGCCGAGGCCCGGCCCGATTTCGACCATGCGCTCGCCGCGTTGTGGCTGGATGACGTCGACGATCGAATCGATCACGCCCATGTCGACCAGAAAGTTCTGACCGAAACGCTTGCGCGCGATATGACCTTGGTGCCGGCCCTGTTGCTGTCTGCTGGTGGACATCGAAGAAACGCTAAAGAAATAGAACTGCTTGAAGAAAAGGAACTGACGCGAATCGCGCCAGCTTCAGGCAACACCGCAGGCGCGCGGCGAGTCGTGCAACCATTGCGCGGCCAGCCGCGCAATGACGCCGAATCAGCCTGCGCGGCGGTGCTGCGCCATCGACACCGCCGTGTCGATCGCGGCGATCAGGCTGCCCGCGTCGGCGCGGCCGGTGCCGGCCAGATCGAGCGCGGTGCCGTGATCGACCGAGGTGCGGATAATCGGCAAGCCGAGCGTGATATTGATGCCTTCGCCGAATGTAGCGTACTTCAGCACCGGCAAACCCTGATCGTGGAACATGGCCAGCACACAGTCGGCCTGCTCCAGATAACGCGGCTGAAACAGCGTGTCGGCCGGATAAGGACCGGGTGCGTCGATGCCCTGCTCGTTCGCGAGCTTCAGCGCCGGCGTGATGATCTCGATTTCCTCGCGACCCAGGTAGCCGTTTTCGCCCGCATGCGGGTTCAGCCCGGTCACGAGAATACGCGGCGCCGGCAAGCCGAAGTGATGCCGCAGATCGTGATCGATAATGCGCAGCGTCTCGACAATACCCTCGACGGACAACGCCGCGGACACGTCCTTGAGCGGAAGATGCGTGGTCGCGAGCGCGACGCGCAGCGGACGCTTGCCGGAGCCGGCCAGCATCATCACCACGCGCGGCGTGTGGGTGCGCTCGGCCAGATATTCGGTGTGTCCGGTGAACGGCACACCGGCGTCGTTGATGGTGCTTTTTTGCAGCGGCGCGGTGACGATCGCGTCGAACGCGCCGGCTACCGCGCCGTCGATCGCGCTGTCGAGCAGGTCGAGCACGTAGCGGCCGTTGGCCGCGTCCAGCTTGCCGGCCTGCACCGGCACGCCGAGCGGCTGGTGCTGCATACGCACGCGTTTGCCGTCAGCCAGCAACGCGTTCCAGTCGACGCCCACGGCGCGTGCGCGTTCGGCGAGCAACGCCGCGTCGCCCAGCACGGTGAACTGTGCGCCGGGCCAGTGCGTTGCCGCGCCGGCGAGAGCCTGCGCGGTCAGTTCAGGGCCGACGCCGGCCGGTTCGCCGGTCGTGATCGCGATCTGCAGCGGCAAGCCGGCGGACTGGGCGGCGTTTGTCATGACGATTACTGCACGCTCGACAGCGTAGGCTTCACTTCCACATACGCGGTGTCGCGCAGTTCACGCAGCCAGTCGGCGTAGGCCTGTTCCGCCTTGCGCTGACCGATGGCCTGGCGCGCCAGATCCATCTGTTGCGCGACCGAACCTTCGGCGTCGCGGCGGCCCAGCACCTGGATCAGGTGATAGCCGTATTCGCTGCGCACCGGGTCGCTGATCTGACCGTCCTGCAGGTTGTTCATGGCGCGCTCGAATTCCGGCACCGTCTCGCCCGGGCTGATCCAGCCCAGGTCGCCGCCTTGCGACGACGAGCCGTCTTGCGAGTAGGTGTGCGCGAACTTCGCGAAGTCGCCGCCCGCGGCGATCTGGTTCTTGATTTCGAGCAGCTTCTGGCGCGCTTGCGGCTCCGACATACCGTCGCCGACGCGCAGCAGAATGTGGCGCACGTGCGTCTGCACCAGCTTCGGCGCATCCGAGCTCGAGCCCTGACCGGCGCGGCGATCGACCAGACGCACGACTTCGAAACCGTCGCTGGTGCGGATCACGTCCGGATTGATTTCGCCCGGGCGCAGCGTGGAAGCGGCCTTCGCGAACTCAGGCGGCAGCTTCGAAGGCTGCTGGTAACCGGTATCGCCGCCTTTGGATGCGTCCGGCGCTTGCGAATTGGCCTTCGCGAGCTTTTCGAAGTTCGCGCCGCCCTTGGCTTCGGCGAGCAACGCCTGGGCCTTTTTCTGCGCCGCTTCGATGTCGGTCTCCGACGCGTTCAGCGGCGCCTTCAGGAAAATGTGCTGCATATGCAGGTCGCTCTGCAGGCCGGCATTCGGGCCACGCTGACTGGCGATGTAGTTCGCGACTTCCGCGTCCGACACCACGACCTTGCTGTCCACTTCCTTCTCGCGCAGACGCGAGAGCGTCAGCTCGGTGCGCGCGTCATTCGTGAACGTGGTCCAGGGCACGCCTTGCGCCTCGATCCGCGCGCGGTACATCTCGAGCGACATGTTGTTCGACTGCGCGAGGCGTTCGAGCGTTTTCTGCACGGCGGCGTCGTCGATGTTGATGCCGTCTTCTTTCGCCTTCTGCAACTGGATGCGTTCCAGCACCATCTGGTTAAGCACCTGCTGGCGCAACTGGTCCACCGGCGGGACCGGCGCGTTCTGCTGGTTCAGCCGACGCGTGATCAGGCCCATGCGGTCGTCCAGCTCGCGCCGCGTGATGACACCGTTGTTGACCACTGCGGCAATGGTATCGACCGTCTGGCCGCTACCGCTGCTGGCCAGCGCCTGCGCCTGAACCGGCGCAACCGACAGGAAAGACGCCGCGGCGGCGAGACCGGCCGCAAGCGTTGCCAAGCGAAGCTTTTTCATGATTGCCACAGATACTCCAATGATGTCGGGCGCGCCTGGCCCGTCTTTTCGCATTCTATAAAACGATCGCGACCGAACCGCGTCATTCGTAATTGGTGAAACGCGCTTCCGGCGGCGGCGGCGGCGGCAACGGCGTATAGCCCTGCACGCCGTTGCGGAACGCGGCCATCAACCCATTGTCGACGCTCGACAAGCCCTTGAACGTCAACTGCGCGAGGAACCGCGTGCTCGACTGATTCTGATTCGAGGTGTTCACACCGTTCGCGTAGCGCTGGATCCCGGCGCCGAGCGTCCAGCAGTCGGCATCGTATTGCAGGCCGACCAGACCGTCGACGATCCGTTTTCCGCCCAGGTCGTAATTGAACCTCGCCACTCCGTACACATTGTGCGTGAGCGGCCATTGCCCCGAAACCAGCACCTGATTGATCGGCGTGTTGTCCAGCGTGGTGTTCGCGCGGGTGTAGCGGTACGCGACGTTGATCACCTTACCGCTGGCCGGGCTGAACCCGAAGCCGACGCTCGTCTTCACCAGCTGGTTGTTGTCGGCATTATATTGGAACGCCGTTTCCGACGCGAAACCGGCACCGAGCTTGAGCGACGCACCCACGATCAGGTCCGAATGCGTGGCCTGCGTGCTGGTCTGGGTGTTGTTCAGCGTGACGCGCTGATCCTGGAAGTAGTACTGCTGCGCGATCACGAAACGCGCGCGTTCGTCGCCCGTGGCCGGGTTGATGAAGCGCGTGGTGATGGCCGCGGTCAGACGGTTCGCGTCGGCGATCCGGTCGTTACCGACGAAGGTGTTCGGCGAGAAAATTTCCGCCAGCCCGAAATCGGATTCGGCGGTATCGAACAGCGGCGCGAACGCCTGGTTGCGATACGGCGTGTACACGTAGTACAGCCGCGGCTCCAGCGTCTGGATGTAATCCTCGCCGAAGATCCGCACCGAGCGGTCGAAAATCAGGCCCGTGTCGAACGTAAACGTCGGGATCGATTCGGTGAAATTCTTCGGCGTGCCGACCGGCGCGGTGCTGCTGATGTTGTTCAGGTCGTACGACGCGAGATGCAACTGCACCTTCGGCGTGACGAAGTAGCCCGGCCCGACAACTGAATACGCCAGGTACGGGTTGAACAGCACCCGCTGACCCTGCGTCGTGTCCGCGCTGGTGATGCGGAAATTCGAGTAATCGGCTTCCGCGCCGTAGTCGAATCCGCCGATGTTGTACTTGGCGTACTTCACGTTCAACTGCGGCTCGCGGCCATACGGCGCGACGGACGGCGTCAGCGTCTGCCAGTGCTGCTCACGTGCGAGCACCGACCACGGACCGTTGTTGTAGGTCAACCCGGCTTCCTGTTGATACAGGAGCTGGGTGCCGTTCATGAACTGACTGACCGACGACTGCAAGTCTTCCGGATACGTGTTGTCCGAAACCTTGTTGTAGTAGATGTAGCCGCCGAACCCGTTGCCGAAGTTCTGGTTGTGCTGGATGTACAGCGCGTAGCGGTTGGTCTTGGTCAGCCGGTCGTCGGGCAGAAACTCGCCGGTGATCGAGCCGGAATACGTGGGCGACAGATAGCGGAACGACGACTGCAACTGCACACCGCGCTTGGAGATC is a genomic window of Paraburkholderia bryophila containing:
- the rsmA gene encoding 16S rRNA (adenine(1518)-N(6)/adenine(1519)-N(6))-dimethyltransferase RsmA, whose protein sequence is MSTSRQQQGRHQGHIARKRFGQNFLVDMGVIDSIVDVIQPQRGERMVEIGPGLGALTEPLIERLATPEAPLHAVELDRDLIGRLKTKFGDLLELHAGDALAFDFGSLAAPGEKASLRIVGNLPYNISSPLLFHLTSFAHCVIDQHFMLQNEVVERMVAEPGTKAFSRLSVMLQYRYVIDKQLDVPPESFNPPPKVDSAIVRMIPYAQKELTPVDERVLGEVVTAAFSQRRKMLRNTLAAFRDSVDFEALGFDLQRRAEDVSVAEYVRVAQIVAAARPSKRAAASDDAS
- the pdxA gene encoding 4-hydroxythreonine-4-phosphate dehydrogenase PdxA, producing MTNAAQSAGLPLQIAITTGEPAGVGPELTAQALAGAATHWPGAQFTVLGDAALLAERARAVGVDWNALLADGKRVRMQHQPLGVPVQAGKLDAANGRYVLDLLDSAIDGAVAGAFDAIVTAPLQKSTINDAGVPFTGHTEYLAERTHTPRVVMMLAGSGKRPLRVALATTHLPLKDVSAALSVEGIVETLRIIDHDLRHHFGLPAPRILVTGLNPHAGENGYLGREEIEIITPALKLANEQGIDAPGPYPADTLFQPRYLEQADCVLAMFHDQGLPVLKYATFGEGINITLGLPIIRTSVDHGTALDLAGTGRADAGSLIAAIDTAVSMAQHRRAG
- a CDS encoding peptidylprolyl isomerase, producing MAIMKKLRLATLAAGLAAAASFLSVAPVQAQALASSGSGQTVDTIAAVVNNGVITRRELDDRMGLITRRLNQQNAPVPPVDQLRQQVLNQMVLERIQLQKAKEDGINIDDAAVQKTLERLAQSNNMSLEMYRARIEAQGVPWTTFTNDARTELTLSRLREKEVDSKVVVSDAEVANYIASQRGPNAGLQSDLHMQHIFLKAPLNASETDIEAAQKKAQALLAEAKGGANFEKLAKANSQAPDASKGGDTGYQQPSKLPPEFAKAASTLRPGEINPDVIRTSDGFEVVRLVDRRAGQGSSSDAPKLVQTHVRHILLRVGDGMSEPQARQKLLEIKNQIAAGGDFAKFAHTYSQDGSSSQGGDLGWISPGETVPEFERAMNNLQDGQISDPVRSEYGYHLIQVLGRRDAEGSVAQQMDLARQAIGQRKAEQAYADWLRELRDTAYVEVKPTLSSVQ
- a CDS encoding LPS-assembly protein LptD — encoded protein: MPPRQLSQTTPSCAVVPRKRRLVAALIAVPGLMPALAHAQLVGEAAQPQPIDAPWGMQLAPQLEEHPLLQGQKSATFVLGDTTTGTTDQDMAAKGSAEIRHDTMVIKADALHYDQDTDMADAYGQVHVNNNGNTFVGPEAHMRLDSSEGFMTAPKYHFNVTGGSGSAQRVDLLDNERSVFTKGTYTACQCADDPAWYIKGSEFDFDTGADEGVAHNGVLFFQGVPVFASPWLSFPLSGERRSGVLPPTFSLSSSNGFELSVPYYFNIAPNRDLTVTPRLISKRGVQLQSSFRYLSPTYSGSITGEFLPDDRLTKTNRYALYIQHNQNFGNGFGGYIYYNKVSDNTYPEDLQSSVSQFMNGTQLLYQQEAGLTYNNGPWSVLAREQHWQTLTPSVAPYGREPQLNVKYAKYNIGGFDYGAEADYSNFRITSADTTQGQRVLFNPYLAYSVVGPGYFVTPKVQLHLASYDLNNISSTAPVGTPKNFTESIPTFTFDTGLIFDRSVRIFGEDYIQTLEPRLYYVYTPYRNQAFAPLFDTAESDFGLAEIFSPNTFVGNDRIADANRLTAAITTRFINPATGDERARFVIAQQYYFQDQRVTLNNTQTSTQATHSDLIVGASLKLGAGFASETAFQYNADNNQLVKTSVGFGFSPASGKVINVAYRYTRANTTLDNTPINQVLVSGQWPLTHNVYGVARFNYDLGGKRIVDGLVGLQYDADCWTLGAGIQRYANGVNTSNQNQSSTRFLAQLTFKGLSSVDNGLMAAFRNGVQGYTPLPPPPPPEARFTNYE